The Pyrus communis chromosome 8, drPyrComm1.1, whole genome shotgun sequence region CGACTCAAAATCACGAAAGAAAGGCAGTCATCAGCGTTCAATGCAATTgaagcaaaaaagaaaaggtaCGATTTATGAACATTGTGATTTTGTATCATCACCTGAACAGTCTTGCCAAGGTAATCACCTCTGCGCTCCTTCTCAAGAACAGACTACACggaacaaaacaataaaaataaaaaatgtcaaaataaaAGTGATGAAATGGAAGACAGACAAACACCCCTTGTTATTAGAAGCACCTGATATATCTTGCCAGTGGTAATGTTGTTATCCCTAGTAAGAGTTACATCTAGGAAGCGTTCATAGTTGCCCAGGTCCAAATCAACCTACAATTACGATTAGAGATTAAACAAACCCAGCAGCATGAAGAGTAAAGATAACGCGGATTTGATACGTATTGAAGAAATTAGCAAGGTCAATGGTTACCTCTCCGCCGTCGTCAAGAACAAAAACCTCACCGTGCTCAAAGGGAGACATGGTGCCGGCATCTGTGTTCAAGTATGGATCTGCAGCAGCAGATGGGTAGagcaaatcaaatcaaatcagatTGAAGAGAAGAGATGATTAAGTAGTAAAAGCAAAAAGGAAGGAAGGAATAAAGAGAAGGAACCGATTTTGATGGAGGTGACGCGAAGGCCGCAGGCTTTGAGGACGACGCCGATGCTGCTGGCGGTGACGCCTTTGCCCAGCCCACTGACCACCCCGCCTGTAACCAACACGTACTTCATCAGGAGCACACTCTCCTCCCTTCCCTCCCTTCCCTCCCTCTCACTTGTATTTTCCAGGCCAAATGTTTGTGTCTATGTCTGAGCGGGAAACGCTAAGGAAGAGTGGAGCGGGCGGGGGCAGTGCCAGTGCCTGCCTTTTTATATCATAATCATACCTGCTATCATATCATATGATGGAGATGGGATGCTCAGAGTTGTATCCTGACATCTAAACAAGTTTCTCTTTTATGCGAATATGTAGGATTGGTTCATATTCTTTTGTCTTTCCATCGgttaaatatatataacaagGCTGTTCATTTTATTCCCTTGTCCTAATTAAGGACCGTCCTCATGTTTGTTGTTGATTTAAAGTTAATATCAGCGCTTGCTAGTTGCTGCTGAGTGTGGGAGGAATAATCCCAATTCCTCCGGCTTCCATCCCACTTCCATAGTATTTAGTAAGTGCGTTTCTTTTTCTTGCTCCGACATCCATCtcaacattttttatttcactTTCACTCTGTTGTAACACCATTTAGATTTCATTTTATCTCATTTAATCTATAAATATAATCGCAACGAGCATTTTGCCACGCAATTTCAATACATAGCGTCACATTTCAAATTCAACTGACGAatcaactttctttaaccattcATATATCATTATCTTGCGGGTTAACAAGACAAGGCCTTGAGTTATCTTTATTTTCCGCCCGCTACATGAACTTCATCAATCGTATCTACTTTACACCATTAACTCCCATTCCCATATGAAAGGAATTCAATTTTGTGATTATTGGGCTTGGGGGAATGGCCCAGTGGATCTTCAATTGGGTTTTTTCCCTTAAGTTATGTAGCCCAGTAATCGCCCTTCCCTTAGGAAATTGGTGAAACATGAAtggaaataataaataaagtaaaaattCCGTGAAAAGAGCGAGAGCAGGCTGTCAAATGCGTCCGGAGTCGAGCTCATCGGGCGGGGGTAGAGGCGGAGGAGCAGtaggtagtggtggtggtggtggtggtggcccAGAGATAGAATCTTCATCATCTACAAATGCATCGGCTGCATCAACTTCATCGTCTTCTTCACCATCTCCATCTGGGAAGCGGAGCAGAGATCCTGAAGATGCGGTTTACCTCGACAATTTCCACTCTCACAAGCGTTATCTCAGCGaggtttccttttcttttcatttctttacTTTATTTAATGGAATCGAACTAAAGAATCTACCTTTTCCTTTCAAGAATGAAAATTTACTGCCTCTGAATTCTCATTCATTTCCATCACAATTGAATTCATTCACGAGGCCTTATTTTGTTAGTGTTTCAAGTGAAATTAGTCCTTCATTCTCATTACTCACTTGTTTGCTGTGCACTGCACTAGTGCAGATTATGGCATCTAGTTTGAATGGACTCACTGTTGGAGACCCACTCCCTCTCCCTGACAATCTCATGGAATCTCCAGCAAGGTCTGATACCATGTTTTATCCAAGGTTACTTCTTCTCACACACTCATATCGAACTTGTCAATCACTTTCCATAACATCGACATATGCTTTTGGAACCTTCTCAAATGAAATACTCCTTCCGCATACATAACTAACTGCCATTCTTCTCCGTCATTCACTCATTGTTATGATAACCTTGTGCTTCACATTTAGACTTTGTATGTTTTAAGTTGCCTAGTTTCACAGGTCGTAGGTGCTATTGCATCTTTCTATATTAGTTCAGCCTCTTTTTTGGGTAAACATACCTTGCATTTATGAGTTATTCCAATCTAATCCAATCCGATAGACCACACGAGGCCTGTAAAACATCTTACGACTGCAGGTTCGTGTTCAGGGTTTCTTGGGTTATGGCACTCAatgttttgtattttctttgACTTATTTCCTATTctgttcttcttgttttttccCCGAATTTGGTTTGTTGGTGATATCATACAACTCAAACAGAATAGGCCATCTGATGGTATAGACTGTATAGTTTCGAGTGGATGTGATCGTGATGCACTCATATAAGCTTCCTTTTGCAAGAGTGTAATCGTACTTTTAACCGTCTTCCTTTGGGCCTTTGCTTAAGTGGTAAACCAAAAGGTGAGTTTGGTACTTCATGTGGCtgcttaaaattttcatttttgtcttcAGTCATCCAATATAGATTTGCTTATTGTGGTaattgttgattttccacatAAGTTAACAACTTGAATTGTATTTGTATTGTTTATCCATATGTAAGGCATTAGTATGCCTTCACCAAATTTTATCTCCTTTCCTTCAAgtcaatttttttctctttgtttgaTCGGGCCTCGGTTGTTCCCCTTCCCAGGGAACCTTCAAGTCATTGTTTTCCACATTACATTAAACAGGAGTTCTCTTAATAATCATGTGCATGCTTTCTCCATCTTGATTCTTCCTGATAAAGAGAAAATTGTGTTTCCTTTATTATGCAGATCtgatttttcattatattttcaCAACTTTTTGCTTCCAGGGATGAGATGTCCTTACAATATTCACCAATGTCAGAGGACTCAGATGACCCTCGATTTTGTGAGAACCCCATAAATACTTGCTCCTCCCAACCTGATAGTGTTCCCTCTAGTCCCGTCTCTCCCTATAGGTACCAAAAATTTCCTCCCACCTGTCCGAGCACTTCACATGGCTGCACTGTCACTAATTTCAACGGCTCCCAGCCTCGTCAGCTAGGCTCTGATTCAGAGGGGCGATTCCCGTCATCACCTAGTGATATTTGTCACTCAGCTGACTTAAGGAGGGCTGCACTCTTGCGGTCTGTGCAAATGAGAACACAACCTGCTGGCCCTCCGTCGTATGAGTTGGAGTTTGGTTCAGGGCAAGAGCCTGTATCCAATATTGAAGCTGAAGAGCAGCCATGTTCCTACATGAAGTCTTTAGTTGATGAGAGGGAATATCCGATTGCAGGGTGTTCTTCTATGGGTATCACAGAGCCTGATTTTAAACGAGAGAAATCATGCAGGATGTTGGATATGGATGTGAAAGGGATTGATTCTGCAGATTAAGTGCTTGCTTCAGTGATGTTAGATACATACTTGATATGCAGAATCTGGAGTGCAAGATGAGCACTTAGGCTTTCCCCTTGTTTTAAATAAACAGAGGGGGCATCATGAAGTCACATATTTTCTTGCCAACTGTCGGGGGTTCTTTTCTGGGAAAATGGCCATTGTCGAAGAATTTTAAACAGGCGGAGAATCGGTTACCCTGCTGTTATGTGGAAGAAGGTGAAAGGTTTATTTGTTTCCTTTGTTTCCTTTGTGCTAGGGACCGCTTATCTAACGGTCGTGAGATTATTGTAAAGTAAATTAATCATTTGCCATTGTTAAGCTGGTCTATTAAGATTACGATTCTCATTTCGCCCCCACTTGTAAGCGAACTAGAGCAATGATTGAATGGCAATGGATGATTAAAGATAATAATATGATAATTGATTTATCAATAACCCTTCTGTCCGTACAAAATATTGCCTCGGTCACAAGTACATGCAGCCATCTAGTTTTGGGTCAGCAACGTCAAGAAAGTGTGGCCGGTCAGTCCTGTTAATCATAAACCAAACAAATTCGGCATCTATTCGTAATTCTGCTAATATGTAATGCATTTACTAAAACTATGTATGGTAGGGGGCCAGGGGCGGGGGCATAATTTGCCAACTCGGTCGTTGTGAATACTAGTGGGTGTGGGTGGTGTGAGGATGAGCCTCCCCCTCAATGTGCAACAAGGCGTTATGCAGACACTCCAAGTCTTGTATGCACACTGTCTTCCTTGTGACTTCCCTTCTTACGTCCGCCAGTTGACGGCTTATCTCCAATCTCAAATCATGGTTCGCATTGCTTTGCTTGCTCCTCACTTCAGCGGAGGAGTCTCTTCCATGTAAATCAGCTGACCACTTGTGACCGTTCACCATCGTCTCATTCAATCTGACATCCATAGCCACAAAATACCAGAACTAAGCATGGGAAACTATTCATTAAAACAAAATCAATATCTCAAAACAATTAATAAGGTAAAAATTCTATCTAATGGAGCATCTAGACTTCAACAATCACTGTAATGCACTCTTCACTATTCCATCCGAATACACACaaccaaaaatatatgatattatacatacaaaaaatcCAAGGAGAAAAGAGTATGACAGACACTCGTCCTATCTGTATGTGTCCAGTAGTTTCCAgattaaaaaatagaaatgcAATGCTATTGATGAAGGTACAATGCAAACGCAATCAAGAAAAGAAAtgtaagtattttcttacttTTTGATTATGCGTTTTATGCCTGCCTTGTTTTTCACGCTAAACAAGGCGTCAACTGCATCTTCTTTTGTCCTCACAAGCCCCTCTAAGCTACCACAAGACGTGCACATTGAGTGCACCGCAGAGTCCGTTGTCTCCGAATTGATATTGGTAATTCTAATGGTaacttcctcttcctcctccggTGGATCAATTGAACGACCAAAACTCTGTACAACAGCCTCCCAATCCGAACCTGCTCTTTTGAAGCATGGGCATTAAATAATTATCCAGAAACCATGGAAAATGGAAAGGGACTATGGGGGTTATTCAACAGTTCAAGGGTAAACGACAAGGTATATGACATATTCGTAAAAGTGGGCAGGGCCTCTTTTAATAGGGAAGGTTGATTGCAGATATGTTCTCACTACAATAGTAACAGATGGGAAGGTCATATTTTTTtcaatgcataaataaatattgttgttattgttgcaGCTGTCAATGTAGAAAGAAATGGTTGGACAAAGTTACCCAGTTTTGAGGAATTATCTTTCAATCTGATGCGGCTTTCTGAAGGCATTCGGGAAGGTCTTTTTGTACGATTAGTTTTCTGCTTGAAATGGAATTTGTAAGAAAACATGGCATGTTTCATTTCAGCAATATTCATGAAACCGCAAGCAGAGGTAATATCTCTACAGTGCACATGCGTTCTGAGTAACAAAACCGAAGCCAAATGCATACACACGCAACAAGACAGAGTAATGAATGTACGAGGTTGGGGCTTTATGAACATACCAAATAAGGCTCAGGCTTCTCCGTCATCAACTTCAACTTCCGAGCATGAGTTGGAGCTTTAGGCACTGGGGAGCCCAATTCGGAGAAGGTGTCATCTTCAGAAGTTGAAGAATGAAAAGACCGGGGGAACGTTGTTATGCAAGATAAAGCCCTATTCCTCGCA contains the following coding sequences:
- the LOC137742282 gene encoding uncharacterized protein isoform X1; amino-acid sequence: MRPESSSSGGGRGGGAVGSGGGGGGGPEIESSSSTNASAASTSSSSSPSPSGKRSRDPEDAVYLDNFHSHKRYLSEIMASSLNGLTVGDPLPLPDNLMESPARSDTMFYPRDEMSLQYSPMSEDSDDPRFCENPINTCSSQPDSVPSSPVSPYRYQKFPPTCPSTSHGCTVTNFNGSQPRQLGSDSEGRFPSSPSDICHSADLRRAALLRSVQMRTQPAGPPSYELEFGSGQEPVSNIEAEEQPCSYMKSLVDEREYPIAGCSSMGITEPDFKREKSCRMLDMDVKGIDSAD
- the LOC137742282 gene encoding uncharacterized protein isoform X2; amino-acid sequence: MRPESSSSGGGRGGGAVGSGGGGGGGPEIESSSSTNASAASTSSSSSPSPSGKRSRDPEDAVYLDNFHSHKRYLSEIMASSLNGLTVGDPLPLPDNLMESPARDEMSLQYSPMSEDSDDPRFCENPINTCSSQPDSVPSSPVSPYRYQKFPPTCPSTSHGCTVTNFNGSQPRQLGSDSEGRFPSSPSDICHSADLRRAALLRSVQMRTQPAGPPSYELEFGSGQEPVSNIEAEEQPCSYMKSLVDEREYPIAGCSSMGITEPDFKREKSCRMLDMDVKGIDSAD
- the LOC137742284 gene encoding uncharacterized protein, giving the protein MLRLKPNRIGAFTTTGEELFVSFAAKLLRCHATIDFSFNPLSARNRALSCITTFPRSFHSSTSEDDTFSELGSPVPKAPTHARKLKLMTEKPEPYLKTNRTKRPSRMPSESRIRLKDNSSKLGSDWEAVVQSFGRSIDPPEEEEEVTIRITNINSETTDSAVHSMCTSCGSLEGLVRTKEDAVDALFSVKNKAGIKRIIKKLNETMVNGHKWSADLHGRDSSAEVRSKQSNANHDLRLEISRQLADVRREVTRKTVCIQDLECLHNALLHIEGEAHPHTTHTH